A genome region from Proteus vulgaris includes the following:
- the rpoD gene encoding RNA polymerase sigma factor RpoD translates to MEQNPQSQLKLLVTKGKEQGYLTYAEVNDHLPEDIVDSDQIEDIIQMINDMGIQVMEEAPDADDLMLAENSNDTDDDAAEAAAQVLSSVESEIGRTTDPVRMYMREMGTVELLTREGEIDIAKRIEDGINQVQCSVAEYPEAITYLLEQYDRVEAGEARLSDLITAFIDPNAEEMAESEDVNLDKDDDEVDNSAEDEDEDEDEDGDNDSDSDDDNSIDPELARQKFTELREQYEKTRQTIKAKGRNHKDTELEILLLSEIFKQFRLVPKQFDYLVNNMREMMDRVRAQERHIMRLCVDQVKMPKKNFITLFTGNETNDTWFTAARAMNKPWSEKLAGIEEEVQRSLQKLQQIEVETGLTIEQVKDINRRMSIGEAKARRAKKEMVEANLRLVISIAKKYTNRGLQFLDLIQEGNIGLMKAVDKFEYRRGYKFSTYATWWIRQAITRSIADQARTIRIPVHMIETINKLNRISRQMLQEMGREPSPEELAERMLMPEDKIRKVLKIAKEPISMETPIGDDEDSHLGDFIEDTTLELPLDSATSESLRSATHEVLAGLTLREAKVLRMRFGIDMNTDHTLEEVGKQFDVTRERIRQIEAKALRKLRHPSRSEVLRSFLDE, encoded by the coding sequence ATGGAGCAAAACCCGCAGTCACAGCTGAAGCTACTTGTTACTAAAGGTAAGGAGCAAGGCTACCTGACCTATGCTGAGGTCAATGACCATCTGCCGGAAGATATCGTCGATTCAGATCAAATCGAAGACATCATCCAGATGATTAACGACATGGGCATTCAGGTTATGGAAGAAGCACCTGACGCCGATGATCTGATGCTGGCAGAAAATTCAAATGATACTGATGATGATGCTGCAGAAGCCGCCGCTCAGGTACTTTCTAGTGTAGAATCTGAGATTGGCCGTACAACCGACCCAGTACGTATGTATATGCGCGAAATGGGTACTGTTGAACTGCTCACCCGGGAAGGTGAAATTGATATCGCAAAACGCATTGAAGATGGTATTAACCAAGTTCAATGCTCTGTTGCAGAATATCCTGAAGCAATTACTTATCTTCTTGAACAGTACGATCGCGTTGAAGCTGGCGAAGCACGTCTTTCAGACTTAATTACTGCATTTATTGACCCTAATGCCGAAGAAATGGCAGAAAGTGAAGATGTCAACTTAGACAAAGATGATGATGAAGTTGACAACAGCGCTGAAGACGAAGATGAAGACGAAGATGAAGATGGCGACAATGACAGCGATAGCGATGATGATAACAGCATCGATCCTGAATTAGCGCGTCAGAAATTTACCGAGCTTCGTGAGCAATACGAAAAAACTCGCCAAACAATTAAGGCGAAAGGTCGTAACCACAAAGATACAGAGCTTGAAATCTTATTGTTATCTGAAATTTTCAAACAGTTCCGTTTAGTACCAAAACAGTTTGATTATTTGGTTAACAATATGCGTGAGATGATGGACAGAGTCCGTGCTCAAGAGCGTCACATCATGCGTCTTTGTGTTGATCAAGTTAAAATGCCAAAGAAAAACTTCATTACACTGTTTACAGGTAACGAAACCAATGACACATGGTTCACTGCTGCTCGTGCAATGAACAAACCTTGGTCTGAAAAGCTGGCAGGTATTGAAGAAGAAGTACAACGCAGTCTACAAAAACTGCAACAAATTGAAGTTGAAACTGGACTGACAATCGAACAGGTTAAAGATATTAACCGTCGTATGTCTATCGGTGAAGCAAAAGCACGTCGTGCGAAAAAAGAGATGGTCGAAGCAAACTTACGTCTCGTTATCTCTATCGCGAAAAAATATACCAACCGTGGCTTACAGTTCCTTGACCTAATACAGGAAGGGAATATCGGTCTAATGAAAGCGGTTGATAAATTTGAATACCGTCGTGGTTATAAGTTCTCAACTTATGCAACATGGTGGATCCGTCAGGCCATTACTCGTTCAATCGCTGATCAGGCGCGTACAATTCGTATCCCTGTTCACATGATCGAAACGATTAATAAACTGAACCGTATCTCTCGTCAAATGTTGCAAGAGATGGGACGTGAGCCTTCACCAGAAGAGCTAGCAGAACGCATGCTGATGCCTGAAGACAAGATCCGTAAGGTACTAAAAATTGCTAAAGAACCAATCTCCATGGAAACCCCAATCGGTGACGATGAAGATTCACATTTAGGTGATTTTATCGAGGATACAACGCTCGAATTACCTCTCGATTCTGCAACATCAGAAAGCTTACGTTCAGCAACTCACGAAGTGTTAGCGGGTTTAACATTACGTGAAGCGAAAGTTCTGCGTATGCGTTTTGGTATCGATATGAATACCGACCATACCTTGGAAGAAGTGGGTAAACAGTTTGATGTTACCCGTGAACGTATTCGTCAGATTGAAGCGAAGGCACTGCGTAAATTACGCCACCCAAGCCGTTCTGAAGTGTTACGTAGCTTCCTTGATGAGTAA